Proteins encoded by one window of Triplophysa rosa linkage group LG19, Trosa_1v2, whole genome shotgun sequence:
- the rpl17 gene encoding 60S ribosomal protein L17: MVRYSLDPENPTKSCKSRGSNLRVHFKNTRETAQAIKGMHIRKANKYMRDVVVKHQCVPFRRYNGGVGRCAQAKQHGWTQGRWPKKSAEFLLHMLKNAESNAELKGLDVDSLVIEHIQVNKAPKMRRRTYRAHGRINPYMSSPCHIEMILTEKEQIVPKPEEEAAQKKKISQKKLKKQKLMARE; this comes from the exons ATGGTCCGCTACTCACTCGATCCAGAGAACCCGACTAAGT CATGCAAGTCGAGGGGCTCCAACCTTCGTGTTCATTTCAAG AACACCCGTGAGACTGCTCAGGCCATCAAAGGCATGCACATCCGCAAGGCTAACAAGTACATGAGGGACGTCGTAGTCAAGCACCAGTGCGTTCCTTTCCGTCGTTACAATGGTGGCGTTGGCCGTTGTGCTCAA GCCAAGCAGCACGGCTGGACCCAGGGGCGCTGGCCCAAGAAAAGCGCAGAGTTCCTGCTCCACATGCTGAAGAATGCAGAAAGTAATGCTGAGCTCAAG GGTTTGGATGTGGACTCTCTTGTGATTGAACACATCCAGGTGAACAAGGCCCCGAAGATGCGCAGGCGCACTTACCGTGCTCACGGACGCATCAACCCCTACATGAGCTCCCCATGCCACATTGAAATGATCCTCACTGAGAAGGAACAGATTGTTCCCAAACCAGAGGAGGAAGCAGCTCAGAAGAAAAAG ATTTCCCAGAAGAAACTCAAAAAGCAGAAGCTTATGGCTCGggagtaa
- the nkx6.1 gene encoding homeobox protein Nkx-6.1: protein MLAVGQMDGSRQSAFLLNTPPLAALHSMTEMKTPLYSAYPLSSTGPASSTSPTATSPNPGGIPVSSPGLKSSSGLLTLGSLQQCAAATPHGINDILSRPSMFSAGAAAAVAASSPAGILSGLPRFSSLSPPPPPGLYFSPGAAAVAVARYPKPLTDLPGRTPIFWPGVMQSPHWRDARFACSPHQNSVLLDKDGKRKHTRPTFSGQQIFALEKTFEQTKYLAGPERARLAYSLGMTESQVKVWFQNRRTKWRKRHAAEMATAKKKQDSETERLKGTSENEDDDDDYNKPLDPNSDDEKITQLLKKHKPNSALIIHTSEKESS, encoded by the exons ATGTTAGCGGTGGGTCAAATGGACGGGTCTCGCCAGAGCGCTTTCCTCCTCAACACCCCACCTTTAGCTGCTTTACACAGTATGACCGAAATGAAGACACCACTTTACTCAGCCTACCCGTTATCTTCCACTGGACCAGCATCTTCCACCTCACCGACAGCGACCTCCCCTAATCCAGGTGGTATCCCGGTTTCTTCCCCGGGGTTAAAATCGTCAAGTGGACTTTTAACTCTCGGATCGCTCCAGCAGTGTGCGGCCGCCACACCTCACGGAATAAATGACATCCTGAGCAGACCCTCGATGTTCTCCGCCGGAGCGGCGGCTGCTGTCGCTGCGTCTTCTCCTGCAGGAATCTTGTCTGGACTGCCCCGTTTCAGCAGCCTGAGTCCTCCACCGCCTCCAGGGCTGTATTTCAGCCCCGGTGCCGCTGCGGTGGCTGTGGCTCGCTATCCGAAACCTCTGACGGACCTTCCAGGCAGAACCCCAATATTCTGGCCTGGAGTTATGCAGAGCCCACACTGGAGAGACGCCAGATTTGCATGCTCACCAC ATCAAAACTCTGTGCTTCTGGATAAGGATGGGAAAAGGAAACACACACGGCCAACGTTTTCCGGGCAGCAAATTTTCGCGCTGGAAAAAACATTTGAGCAAACGAAATATTTAGCAGGACCAGAAAGAGCGCGGTTGGCCTACTCTTTAGGAATGACAGAGAGCCAAGTAAAG GTTTGGTTTCAAAATCGAAGAACAAAATGGAGAAAACGGCACGCGGCTGAAATGGCAACGGCGAAGAAGAAGCAAGATTCAGAGACCGAAAGGCTTAAAGGGACCTCGGAAAATGAAGACGATGACGACGATTACAACAAGCCTTTAGACCCAAACTCAGACGATGAAAAAATAACTCAGTTACtgaaaaaacacaaaccaaactCAGCTCTTATAATTCACACGTCGGAAAAAGAGAGCTCGTAA